The following are encoded in a window of Lagenorhynchus albirostris chromosome 3, mLagAlb1.1, whole genome shotgun sequence genomic DNA:
- the GRK6 gene encoding G protein-coupled receptor kinase 6 isoform X5 has protein sequence MELENIVANTVLLKAREGGGGNRKGKSKKWRQMLQFPHISQCEELRLNIAGVGRAQAGPEPHRPHPTPTVTYASGVNQETAAGKCDYHSLCKRQPIGRLLFREFCATRPELTRCIAFLDGVADYEVTPDEKRKECGWRLMQNFLSHTGPDLIPDVPRQLVTNCAQRLEQGPCKDLFQELTRLTHEYLSVAPYTDYLDSIYFNRFLQWKWLERQPVTKNTFRQYRVLGKGGFGEVCACQVRATGKMYACKKLEKKRIKKRKGEAMALNEKQILEKVNSRFVVSLAYAYETKDALCLVLTLMNGGDLKFHIYHMGQAGFPEARAVFYAAEICCGLEDLHRERIVYRDLKPENILLDDHGHIRISDLGLAVHVPEGQTIKGRVGTVGYMAPEVVKNERYTFSPDWWALGCLLYEMIAGQSPFQQRKKKIKREEVERLVKEVPEEYSEHFSPQARSLCSQLLCKDPAERLGCGGGGAREVKEHPLFKKLNFKRLGAGMLEPPFKPDPQAIYCKDVLDIEQFSTVKGVELEATDQDFYQKFATGSVSIPWQNEMVETECFQELNVFGLDGSVPPDLDWKGQPPAPPKKGLLQRLFSRQDCCGNCSDSEEELPARLELPTRL, from the exons ATGGAGCTCGAGAACATCGTAGCGAACACGGTGCTACTCAAGGCCCGGGAAG GTGGTGGCGGGAATCGCAAAGGCAAAAGCAAGAAATGGCGTCAGATGCTGCAGTTCCCTCATATCAGCCAGTGCGAAGAGCTGCGGCTCAACATTG CAGGTGTGGGCCGGGCCCAAGCCGGGCCGGAACCTCACAGACCACACCCAACCCCAACTGTGACGTATGCAAGTGGTGTGAACCAGGAGACAGCGGCTGGAA AGTGTGACTACCACAGCCTGTGCAAGCGGCAGCCCATCGGGCGCCTGCTATTCCGAGAGTTCTGCGCCACGAGGCCCGAGCTGACCCGCTGCATTGCCTTCCTGGACGGGGTG GCTGACTATGAAGTGACCCCTGATGAGAAGCGGAAGGAGTGTGGGTGGCGGCTAATGCAGAATTTTCTGAGCCACACG GGTCCCGACCTCATCCCTGACGTCCCCCGGCAACTGGTGACTAACTGTGCCCAGCGGCTGGAGCAGGGGCCCTGCAAAGACCTCTTCCAGGAGCTCACCCG GCTGACCCACGAGTACCTGAGTGTGGCCCCTTATACCGACTACCTCGACAGCATCTACTTCAACCgtttcctgcagtggaagtggctGGAAag GCAGCCAGTGACCAAAAACACCTTCAGGCAGTACCGAGTCCTGGGCAAAGGTGGCTTTGGGGAG GTATGTGCCTGCCAGGTGCGGGCAACAGGCAAGATGTACGCCTGCAAGAAGCTGGAGAAGAAGCGGATcaagaagaggaaaggggaggccATGGCCCTCAATGAGAAGCAGATCCTGGAGAAAGTGAACAGTAGGTTTGTA GTGAGCTTGGCCTACGCCTATGAGACCAAGGACGCGCTGTGCCTGGTGCTGACGCTGATGAACGGAGGCGACCTCAAGTTCCACATCTACCACATGGGCCAGGCTGGCTTCCCTGAGGCTCGGGCCGTCTTCTACGCAGCAGAGATCTGCTGCGGCCTGGAGGACCTGCACCGGGAACGCATCGTGTACAG GGACCTAAAGCCAGAGAACATCCTACTAGATGACCACG GTCACATCCGCATCTCCGACCTGGGGCTGGCAGTGCACGTACCTGAGGGCCAGACGATCAAAGGCCGTGTGGGCACTGTGGGCTACATGG ccccagaggTGGTGAAGAACGAACGGTACACATTCAGCCCGGACTGGTGGGCGCTAGGCTGCCTCCTGTACGAGATGATCGCAGGCCAGTCACCCTTCcagcagagaaaaaagaagatcAAGCGGGAGGAGGTGGAGCGGCTGGTAAAGGAGGTGCCCGAGGAGTACTCAGAGCACTTTTCCCCGCAGGCCCGCTCGCTCTGTTCCCAG CTCCTCTGCAAGGACCCTGCTGAGCgcctggggtgtggggggggcggTGCCCGCGAGGTGAAGGAGCACCCCCTCTTCAAGAAGCTGAACTTCAAGCGGCTGGGAGCCGGCATGCTAGAACCACCCTTCAAGCCTGAT ccccaggccattTACTGCAAGGATGTTCTGGATATCGAACAGTTCTCCACAGTTAAGGGTGTGGAGCTGGAAGCCACTGACCAGGACTTCTACCAGAAATTTGCCACGGGCAGTGTGTCCATCCCCTGGCAGAATGAG ATGGTGGAGACCGAGTGCTTCCAGGAGCTGAATGTCTTCGGGCTGGATGGCTCGGTTCCCCCAGACCTGGACTGGAAGGGCCAGCCACCTGCACCCCCAAAGAAGGGACTGCTGCAGAGGCTCTTCAGTCGCCAG GACTGCTGTGGGAACTGCAGCGACAGTGAGGAAGAGCTTCCCGCCCGCCTCGAGCTCCCCACCCGCCTCTAG
- the GRK6 gene encoding G protein-coupled receptor kinase 6 isoform X8 has product MELENIVANTVLLKAREGGGGNRKGKSKKWRQMLQFPHISQCEELRLNIECDYHSLCKRQPIGRLLFREFCATRPELTRCIAFLDGVADYEVTPDEKRKECGWRLMQNFLSHTGPDLIPDVPRQLVTNCAQRLEQGPCKDLFQELTRLTHEYLSVAPYTDYLDSIYFNRFLQWKWLERQPVTKNTFRQYRVLGKGGFGEVCACQVRATGKMYACKKLEKKRIKKRKGEAMALNEKQILEKVNSSPPTRWPMAPASGLGPSWSQVSLAYAYETKDALCLVLTLMNGGDLKFHIYHMGQAGFPEARAVFYAAEICCGLEDLHRERIVYRDLKPENILLDDHGHIRISDLGLAVHVPEGQTIKGRVGTVGYMAPEVVKNERYTFSPDWWALGCLLYEMIAGQSPFQQRKKKIKREEVERLVKEVPEEYSEHFSPQARSLCSQLLCKDPAERLGCGGGGAREVKEHPLFKKLNFKRLGAGMLEPPFKPDPQAIYCKDVLDIEQFSTVKGVELEATDQDFYQKFATGSVSIPWQNEMVETECFQELNVFGLDGSVPPDLDWKGQPPAPPKKGLLQRLFSRQDCCGNCSDSEEELPARLELPTRL; this is encoded by the exons ATGGAGCTCGAGAACATCGTAGCGAACACGGTGCTACTCAAGGCCCGGGAAG GTGGTGGCGGGAATCGCAAAGGCAAAAGCAAGAAATGGCGTCAGATGCTGCAGTTCCCTCATATCAGCCAGTGCGAAGAGCTGCGGCTCAACATTG AGTGTGACTACCACAGCCTGTGCAAGCGGCAGCCCATCGGGCGCCTGCTATTCCGAGAGTTCTGCGCCACGAGGCCCGAGCTGACCCGCTGCATTGCCTTCCTGGACGGGGTG GCTGACTATGAAGTGACCCCTGATGAGAAGCGGAAGGAGTGTGGGTGGCGGCTAATGCAGAATTTTCTGAGCCACACG GGTCCCGACCTCATCCCTGACGTCCCCCGGCAACTGGTGACTAACTGTGCCCAGCGGCTGGAGCAGGGGCCCTGCAAAGACCTCTTCCAGGAGCTCACCCG GCTGACCCACGAGTACCTGAGTGTGGCCCCTTATACCGACTACCTCGACAGCATCTACTTCAACCgtttcctgcagtggaagtggctGGAAag GCAGCCAGTGACCAAAAACACCTTCAGGCAGTACCGAGTCCTGGGCAAAGGTGGCTTTGGGGAG GTATGTGCCTGCCAGGTGCGGGCAACAGGCAAGATGTACGCCTGCAAGAAGCTGGAGAAGAAGCGGATcaagaagaggaaaggggaggccATGGCCCTCAATGAGAAGCAGATCCTGGAGAAAGTGAACAGTAG CCCCCCCACCAGGTGGCCCATGGCCCCTGCTTCAGGGCTCGGACCCTCTTGGTCACAGGTGAGCTTGGCCTACGCCTATGAGACCAAGGACGCGCTGTGCCTGGTGCTGACGCTGATGAACGGAGGCGACCTCAAGTTCCACATCTACCACATGGGCCAGGCTGGCTTCCCTGAGGCTCGGGCCGTCTTCTACGCAGCAGAGATCTGCTGCGGCCTGGAGGACCTGCACCGGGAACGCATCGTGTACAG GGACCTAAAGCCAGAGAACATCCTACTAGATGACCACG GTCACATCCGCATCTCCGACCTGGGGCTGGCAGTGCACGTACCTGAGGGCCAGACGATCAAAGGCCGTGTGGGCACTGTGGGCTACATGG ccccagaggTGGTGAAGAACGAACGGTACACATTCAGCCCGGACTGGTGGGCGCTAGGCTGCCTCCTGTACGAGATGATCGCAGGCCAGTCACCCTTCcagcagagaaaaaagaagatcAAGCGGGAGGAGGTGGAGCGGCTGGTAAAGGAGGTGCCCGAGGAGTACTCAGAGCACTTTTCCCCGCAGGCCCGCTCGCTCTGTTCCCAG CTCCTCTGCAAGGACCCTGCTGAGCgcctggggtgtggggggggcggTGCCCGCGAGGTGAAGGAGCACCCCCTCTTCAAGAAGCTGAACTTCAAGCGGCTGGGAGCCGGCATGCTAGAACCACCCTTCAAGCCTGAT ccccaggccattTACTGCAAGGATGTTCTGGATATCGAACAGTTCTCCACAGTTAAGGGTGTGGAGCTGGAAGCCACTGACCAGGACTTCTACCAGAAATTTGCCACGGGCAGTGTGTCCATCCCCTGGCAGAATGAG ATGGTGGAGACCGAGTGCTTCCAGGAGCTGAATGTCTTCGGGCTGGATGGCTCGGTTCCCCCAGACCTGGACTGGAAGGGCCAGCCACCTGCACCCCCAAAGAAGGGACTGCTGCAGAGGCTCTTCAGTCGCCAG GACTGCTGTGGGAACTGCAGCGACAGTGAGGAAGAGCTTCCCGCCCGCCTCGAGCTCCCCACCCGCCTCTAG
- the GRK6 gene encoding G protein-coupled receptor kinase 6 isoform X1, protein MGLKCKVEIQTQVVAGIAKAKARNGVRCCSSLISASAKSCGSTLSAGVGRAQAGPEPHRPHPTPTVTYASGVNQETAAGKCDYHSLCKRQPIGRLLFREFCATRPELTRCIAFLDGVADYEVTPDEKRKECGWRLMQNFLSHTGPDLIPDVPRQLVTNCAQRLEQGPCKDLFQELTRLTHEYLSVAPYTDYLDSIYFNRFLQWKWLERQPVTKNTFRQYRVLGKGGFGEVCACQVRATGKMYACKKLEKKRIKKRKGEAMALNEKQILEKVNSSPPTRWPMAPASGLGPSWSQVSLAYAYETKDALCLVLTLMNGGDLKFHIYHMGQAGFPEARAVFYAAEICCGLEDLHRERIVYRDLKPENILLDDHGHIRISDLGLAVHVPEGQTIKGRVGTVGYMAPEVVKNERYTFSPDWWALGCLLYEMIAGQSPFQQRKKKIKREEVERLVKEVPEEYSEHFSPQARSLCSQLLCKDPAERLGCGGGGAREVKEHPLFKKLNFKRLGAGMLEPPFKPDPQAIYCKDVLDIEQFSTVKGVELEATDQDFYQKFATGSVSIPWQNEMVETECFQELNVFGLDGSVPPDLDWKGQPPAPPKKGLLQRLFSRQRTAVGTAATVRKSFPPASSSPPASSPQPEAPPGGWR, encoded by the exons ATGGGCCTGAAGTGTAAAGtggagattcaaacccag GTGGTGGCGGGAATCGCAAAGGCAAAAGCAAGAAATGGCGTCAGATGCTGCAGTTCCCTCATATCAGCCAGTGCGAAGAGCTGCGGCTCAACATTG TCAGCAGGTGTGGGCCGGGCCCAAGCCGGGCCGGAACCTCACAGACCACACCCAACCCCAACTGTGACGTATGCAAGTGGTGTGAACCAGGAGACAGCGGCTGGAA AGTGTGACTACCACAGCCTGTGCAAGCGGCAGCCCATCGGGCGCCTGCTATTCCGAGAGTTCTGCGCCACGAGGCCCGAGCTGACCCGCTGCATTGCCTTCCTGGACGGGGTG GCTGACTATGAAGTGACCCCTGATGAGAAGCGGAAGGAGTGTGGGTGGCGGCTAATGCAGAATTTTCTGAGCCACACG GGTCCCGACCTCATCCCTGACGTCCCCCGGCAACTGGTGACTAACTGTGCCCAGCGGCTGGAGCAGGGGCCCTGCAAAGACCTCTTCCAGGAGCTCACCCG GCTGACCCACGAGTACCTGAGTGTGGCCCCTTATACCGACTACCTCGACAGCATCTACTTCAACCgtttcctgcagtggaagtggctGGAAag GCAGCCAGTGACCAAAAACACCTTCAGGCAGTACCGAGTCCTGGGCAAAGGTGGCTTTGGGGAG GTATGTGCCTGCCAGGTGCGGGCAACAGGCAAGATGTACGCCTGCAAGAAGCTGGAGAAGAAGCGGATcaagaagaggaaaggggaggccATGGCCCTCAATGAGAAGCAGATCCTGGAGAAAGTGAACAGTAG CCCCCCCACCAGGTGGCCCATGGCCCCTGCTTCAGGGCTCGGACCCTCTTGGTCACAGGTGAGCTTGGCCTACGCCTATGAGACCAAGGACGCGCTGTGCCTGGTGCTGACGCTGATGAACGGAGGCGACCTCAAGTTCCACATCTACCACATGGGCCAGGCTGGCTTCCCTGAGGCTCGGGCCGTCTTCTACGCAGCAGAGATCTGCTGCGGCCTGGAGGACCTGCACCGGGAACGCATCGTGTACAG GGACCTAAAGCCAGAGAACATCCTACTAGATGACCACG GTCACATCCGCATCTCCGACCTGGGGCTGGCAGTGCACGTACCTGAGGGCCAGACGATCAAAGGCCGTGTGGGCACTGTGGGCTACATGG ccccagaggTGGTGAAGAACGAACGGTACACATTCAGCCCGGACTGGTGGGCGCTAGGCTGCCTCCTGTACGAGATGATCGCAGGCCAGTCACCCTTCcagcagagaaaaaagaagatcAAGCGGGAGGAGGTGGAGCGGCTGGTAAAGGAGGTGCCCGAGGAGTACTCAGAGCACTTTTCCCCGCAGGCCCGCTCGCTCTGTTCCCAG CTCCTCTGCAAGGACCCTGCTGAGCgcctggggtgtggggggggcggTGCCCGCGAGGTGAAGGAGCACCCCCTCTTCAAGAAGCTGAACTTCAAGCGGCTGGGAGCCGGCATGCTAGAACCACCCTTCAAGCCTGAT ccccaggccattTACTGCAAGGATGTTCTGGATATCGAACAGTTCTCCACAGTTAAGGGTGTGGAGCTGGAAGCCACTGACCAGGACTTCTACCAGAAATTTGCCACGGGCAGTGTGTCCATCCCCTGGCAGAATGAG ATGGTGGAGACCGAGTGCTTCCAGGAGCTGAATGTCTTCGGGCTGGATGGCTCGGTTCCCCCAGACCTGGACTGGAAGGGCCAGCCACCTGCACCCCCAAAGAAGGGACTGCTGCAGAGGCTCTTCAGTCGCCAG AGGACTGCTGTGGGAACTGCAGCGACAGTGAGGAAGAGCTTCCCGCCCGCCTCGAGCTCCCCACCCGCCTCTAGCCCCCAACCTGAGGCCCCGCCGGGCGGTTGGCGGTAG
- the GRK6 gene encoding G protein-coupled receptor kinase 6 isoform X13 yields the protein MGLKCKVEIQTQVVAGIAKAKARNGVRCCSSLISASAKSCGSTLADYEVTPDEKRKECGWRLMQNFLSHTGPDLIPDVPRQLVTNCAQRLEQGPCKDLFQELTRLTHEYLSVAPYTDYLDSIYFNRFLQWKWLERQPVTKNTFRQYRVLGKGGFGEVCACQVRATGKMYACKKLEKKRIKKRKGEAMALNEKQILEKVNSSPPTRWPMAPASGLGPSWSQVSLAYAYETKDALCLVLTLMNGGDLKFHIYHMGQAGFPEARAVFYAAEICCGLEDLHRERIVYRDLKPENILLDDHGHIRISDLGLAVHVPEGQTIKGRVGTVGYMAPEVVKNERYTFSPDWWALGCLLYEMIAGQSPFQQRKKKIKREEVERLVKEVPEEYSEHFSPQARSLCSQLLCKDPAERLGCGGGGAREVKEHPLFKKLNFKRLGAGMLEPPFKPDPQAIYCKDVLDIEQFSTVKGVELEATDQDFYQKFATGSVSIPWQNEMVETECFQELNVFGLDGSVPPDLDWKGQPPAPPKKGLLQRLFSRQRTAVGTAATVRKSFPPASSSPPASSPQPEAPPGGWR from the exons ATGGGCCTGAAGTGTAAAGtggagattcaaacccag GTGGTGGCGGGAATCGCAAAGGCAAAAGCAAGAAATGGCGTCAGATGCTGCAGTTCCCTCATATCAGCCAGTGCGAAGAGCTGCGGCTCAACATTG GCTGACTATGAAGTGACCCCTGATGAGAAGCGGAAGGAGTGTGGGTGGCGGCTAATGCAGAATTTTCTGAGCCACACG GGTCCCGACCTCATCCCTGACGTCCCCCGGCAACTGGTGACTAACTGTGCCCAGCGGCTGGAGCAGGGGCCCTGCAAAGACCTCTTCCAGGAGCTCACCCG GCTGACCCACGAGTACCTGAGTGTGGCCCCTTATACCGACTACCTCGACAGCATCTACTTCAACCgtttcctgcagtggaagtggctGGAAag GCAGCCAGTGACCAAAAACACCTTCAGGCAGTACCGAGTCCTGGGCAAAGGTGGCTTTGGGGAG GTATGTGCCTGCCAGGTGCGGGCAACAGGCAAGATGTACGCCTGCAAGAAGCTGGAGAAGAAGCGGATcaagaagaggaaaggggaggccATGGCCCTCAATGAGAAGCAGATCCTGGAGAAAGTGAACAGTAG CCCCCCCACCAGGTGGCCCATGGCCCCTGCTTCAGGGCTCGGACCCTCTTGGTCACAGGTGAGCTTGGCCTACGCCTATGAGACCAAGGACGCGCTGTGCCTGGTGCTGACGCTGATGAACGGAGGCGACCTCAAGTTCCACATCTACCACATGGGCCAGGCTGGCTTCCCTGAGGCTCGGGCCGTCTTCTACGCAGCAGAGATCTGCTGCGGCCTGGAGGACCTGCACCGGGAACGCATCGTGTACAG GGACCTAAAGCCAGAGAACATCCTACTAGATGACCACG GTCACATCCGCATCTCCGACCTGGGGCTGGCAGTGCACGTACCTGAGGGCCAGACGATCAAAGGCCGTGTGGGCACTGTGGGCTACATGG ccccagaggTGGTGAAGAACGAACGGTACACATTCAGCCCGGACTGGTGGGCGCTAGGCTGCCTCCTGTACGAGATGATCGCAGGCCAGTCACCCTTCcagcagagaaaaaagaagatcAAGCGGGAGGAGGTGGAGCGGCTGGTAAAGGAGGTGCCCGAGGAGTACTCAGAGCACTTTTCCCCGCAGGCCCGCTCGCTCTGTTCCCAG CTCCTCTGCAAGGACCCTGCTGAGCgcctggggtgtggggggggcggTGCCCGCGAGGTGAAGGAGCACCCCCTCTTCAAGAAGCTGAACTTCAAGCGGCTGGGAGCCGGCATGCTAGAACCACCCTTCAAGCCTGAT ccccaggccattTACTGCAAGGATGTTCTGGATATCGAACAGTTCTCCACAGTTAAGGGTGTGGAGCTGGAAGCCACTGACCAGGACTTCTACCAGAAATTTGCCACGGGCAGTGTGTCCATCCCCTGGCAGAATGAG ATGGTGGAGACCGAGTGCTTCCAGGAGCTGAATGTCTTCGGGCTGGATGGCTCGGTTCCCCCAGACCTGGACTGGAAGGGCCAGCCACCTGCACCCCCAAAGAAGGGACTGCTGCAGAGGCTCTTCAGTCGCCAG AGGACTGCTGTGGGAACTGCAGCGACAGTGAGGAAGAGCTTCCCGCCCGCCTCGAGCTCCCCACCCGCCTCTAGCCCCCAACCTGAGGCCCCGCCGGGCGGTTGGCGGTAG
- the GRK6 gene encoding G protein-coupled receptor kinase 6 isoform X3 produces MASDAAVPSYQPVRRAAAQHWQSAGVGRAQAGPEPHRPHPTPTVTYASGVNQETAAGKCDYHSLCKRQPIGRLLFREFCATRPELTRCIAFLDGVADYEVTPDEKRKECGWRLMQNFLSHTGPDLIPDVPRQLVTNCAQRLEQGPCKDLFQELTRLTHEYLSVAPYTDYLDSIYFNRFLQWKWLERQPVTKNTFRQYRVLGKGGFGEVCACQVRATGKMYACKKLEKKRIKKRKGEAMALNEKQILEKVNSSPPTRWPMAPASGLGPSWSQVSLAYAYETKDALCLVLTLMNGGDLKFHIYHMGQAGFPEARAVFYAAEICCGLEDLHRERIVYRDLKPENILLDDHGHIRISDLGLAVHVPEGQTIKGRVGTVGYMAPEVVKNERYTFSPDWWALGCLLYEMIAGQSPFQQRKKKIKREEVERLVKEVPEEYSEHFSPQARSLCSQLLCKDPAERLGCGGGGAREVKEHPLFKKLNFKRLGAGMLEPPFKPDPQAIYCKDVLDIEQFSTVKGVELEATDQDFYQKFATGSVSIPWQNEMVETECFQELNVFGLDGSVPPDLDWKGQPPAPPKKGLLQRLFSRQRTAVGTAATVRKSFPPASSSPPASSPQPEAPPGGWR; encoded by the exons ATGGCGTCAGATGCTGCAGTTCCCTCATATCAGCCAGTGCGAAGAGCTGCGGCTCAACATTG GCAGTCAGCAGGTGTGGGCCGGGCCCAAGCCGGGCCGGAACCTCACAGACCACACCCAACCCCAACTGTGACGTATGCAAGTGGTGTGAACCAGGAGACAGCGGCTGGAA AGTGTGACTACCACAGCCTGTGCAAGCGGCAGCCCATCGGGCGCCTGCTATTCCGAGAGTTCTGCGCCACGAGGCCCGAGCTGACCCGCTGCATTGCCTTCCTGGACGGGGTG GCTGACTATGAAGTGACCCCTGATGAGAAGCGGAAGGAGTGTGGGTGGCGGCTAATGCAGAATTTTCTGAGCCACACG GGTCCCGACCTCATCCCTGACGTCCCCCGGCAACTGGTGACTAACTGTGCCCAGCGGCTGGAGCAGGGGCCCTGCAAAGACCTCTTCCAGGAGCTCACCCG GCTGACCCACGAGTACCTGAGTGTGGCCCCTTATACCGACTACCTCGACAGCATCTACTTCAACCgtttcctgcagtggaagtggctGGAAag GCAGCCAGTGACCAAAAACACCTTCAGGCAGTACCGAGTCCTGGGCAAAGGTGGCTTTGGGGAG GTATGTGCCTGCCAGGTGCGGGCAACAGGCAAGATGTACGCCTGCAAGAAGCTGGAGAAGAAGCGGATcaagaagaggaaaggggaggccATGGCCCTCAATGAGAAGCAGATCCTGGAGAAAGTGAACAGTAG CCCCCCCACCAGGTGGCCCATGGCCCCTGCTTCAGGGCTCGGACCCTCTTGGTCACAGGTGAGCTTGGCCTACGCCTATGAGACCAAGGACGCGCTGTGCCTGGTGCTGACGCTGATGAACGGAGGCGACCTCAAGTTCCACATCTACCACATGGGCCAGGCTGGCTTCCCTGAGGCTCGGGCCGTCTTCTACGCAGCAGAGATCTGCTGCGGCCTGGAGGACCTGCACCGGGAACGCATCGTGTACAG GGACCTAAAGCCAGAGAACATCCTACTAGATGACCACG GTCACATCCGCATCTCCGACCTGGGGCTGGCAGTGCACGTACCTGAGGGCCAGACGATCAAAGGCCGTGTGGGCACTGTGGGCTACATGG ccccagaggTGGTGAAGAACGAACGGTACACATTCAGCCCGGACTGGTGGGCGCTAGGCTGCCTCCTGTACGAGATGATCGCAGGCCAGTCACCCTTCcagcagagaaaaaagaagatcAAGCGGGAGGAGGTGGAGCGGCTGGTAAAGGAGGTGCCCGAGGAGTACTCAGAGCACTTTTCCCCGCAGGCCCGCTCGCTCTGTTCCCAG CTCCTCTGCAAGGACCCTGCTGAGCgcctggggtgtggggggggcggTGCCCGCGAGGTGAAGGAGCACCCCCTCTTCAAGAAGCTGAACTTCAAGCGGCTGGGAGCCGGCATGCTAGAACCACCCTTCAAGCCTGAT ccccaggccattTACTGCAAGGATGTTCTGGATATCGAACAGTTCTCCACAGTTAAGGGTGTGGAGCTGGAAGCCACTGACCAGGACTTCTACCAGAAATTTGCCACGGGCAGTGTGTCCATCCCCTGGCAGAATGAG ATGGTGGAGACCGAGTGCTTCCAGGAGCTGAATGTCTTCGGGCTGGATGGCTCGGTTCCCCCAGACCTGGACTGGAAGGGCCAGCCACCTGCACCCCCAAAGAAGGGACTGCTGCAGAGGCTCTTCAGTCGCCAG AGGACTGCTGTGGGAACTGCAGCGACAGTGAGGAAGAGCTTCCCGCCCGCCTCGAGCTCCCCACCCGCCTCTAGCCCCCAACCTGAGGCCCCGCCGGGCGGTTGGCGGTAG